The following nucleotide sequence is from Pseudochaenichthys georgianus chromosome 17, fPseGeo1.2, whole genome shotgun sequence.
TTAGCGAACACCAAGCAAACTACCGTCGTGGTATGGATGGTCTTACCAAGTGGCGGATGCCGTTCAAGGTGTGGAACGATACTGGGAAGGCGAGGCCGATCTTGGCCAACCCGATGAGATAGGGGCCGACGGACAGCGAGTGGATCAAGTCCAGGTAGTGGGGGTAAGATCCCGGTAATACCAGCGCAGCCAAGGCGAAGACGGAGATAGCTAGACACAGAGGGAAGTAATGAGGTGAGGTGAGGAGAGAAAGTCAATGAACAGCATCCTGATATTAGTCTGCGTGAGTCACCGCAGCACCAGACCCCACTGGACAGTCACTCTGTAAACATCCCACTTATGGAACGACCCTTTGAAACCCTGCCGACTACATTAAATGAAGGCCAATCAATGGCTGTGTCTAAAAGTCTCTCTTCTGTCCATTAGGATGaactccactaaacggctctgACTCGGCTCCTCTGGCTGTGACAAAGGGGAATGTGGCTTCCTCATATTGCCGGTGAGGATAAATGGAAACACAAAAGGCAAACAGAATTCCTTATGCAAAAGGAGACTTTATGAACAACACAAATCAATGCGTGTTGAAAAACTCACAGCAGGTCCTATTCAGTGCAGAACGTAGATTAGAGTTTATAAGCACATGTttgaattagggctgtcaggccattaaaatatttaatcgtgattaatcgcacatttttgatctgttctaaatgttccttagaggaatagttttcaagtttttaatactcttatcaacatatgagtggacaaatatgctttatgctaatgtttattatcatttgaacattacaaatattcgcctcaattcaacctggaacctctcatacaataatacaatacaaatggtgtgtgtgtgtgtgtgtgtgtgtgtgtgtgtgtgtgtgtgtgtgtgtgtgtgtgtgtgtgtgtgtgtgtgtgtgtgtgtgtgtgtgtgtgtgtgtgtgtgtatgtgtgttggagctatgtgcaactcaaagcatatgctcgaacgggagctggctggacgctgcaatcatgttgcactatccgtgccgagtgtgctgacttcttgtgcatttaaacagctccttatatccgttagcgcagctagctagcaccagatgctaacaacaacaatgcacgtaaggtctctctctcgctcgctcgggccacacatacacacatacacacatacacacaccctcccagtccgcccgatggccagtcggtgcctgccggtgagcgtggaagtgtggtctgcctcaagcgggcggcaggagcgggctgtcagcatcagcttgtagatggtattttgaactcgatgcgctctgaaactacggggcggccgaggacaaaaaatgcacatgcgttaatcgcgttaaaataattagtgccgTTATTAACGCGtcaacttgacagccctagtttgaaTGAAACAAGACACCCACGAGTGAGGAGTGTGTATTGGCAGTTGAGGGTGCCGACCTTCATTGAACCCATTAACACGTACAATAAATTGGGTGAGCTTTTCCAGCCGGGTACATCGAGGTCATCAGTAGTGATGTGGGTGGCATGGAAACACAGCCTGCACGCCAGGCAGCGACTGGATGAAAGCTGTTTGGTTTGATGTTCTCACGCAAAcggtttttttaaacgctctcaGCATTAATCAATAGCGAAGGTCTAAAATGTCCTGAAGAAATGTCCAGGATCAATCCAAACCCCGCGTGGCGGGAGAATCGCTTCTCATCATTGTTAGAGTAATCATTCAAGCAGCTTGTTAACCCTTTCTTTGCTGGATATGATTGAGCTAACCTGTTGGAACAAAACTAAATGTAGAGGTAAGAATATTCACAATAGTGAcgtgtcggtcgcgaacgagtcgttttttaaaatgtatttatttgttgttaagTAATACAAGACAGAATGATATGATGATCTCGCCCTACGGGTGCTCCGTGCATGCAGGCAGTGACATGCGATACCTAAGGATTAGAGACGGTTGGATGCTGCCGGTTTGAGCgttgcaatatatttattttcattatgaTATTTATGATTATTTTTTGGCTCAGCAAAGATTTGTTGTCAGTTTGTAGGAGTTGCTATCTGCTTTTTCCTTTACGTGGTTCTACAGTcggagagttacacgggtctgtaaatgccaTGAAAACAttatatgggctcagaacagtctcataatacactcctgcacacagaaggattcacacttgtgtttttcaatgcacacacaaatgtattccgtttcatatacatgtaaataaaatccaaatacagaaaaaagttttacatatgtatttttgatcctcacttattagtttcccgtttgaatcccctgaacctgcaaacacaaacagctttctgtgcacggatcgctttgcattcgtgtgtgggtttcttgagactcccctgacggtcagccgattcgtacttgtaatgttttctatctatagccaatcagatgtctccttcattctaagccaatcacatgagcgcgcccccacgagggtaagattacttcatatacgcattttgcgcagtccggtcagctcgctaaacagaggacggagcttcaggtgatcatgcagagcagcgtgtctccgtcagactcagcagctgatctgatctctctcgggtccggttacacttcactcgcgtttatgtccatatcgatcagatccagctctcctgatcggcctttatagagagcaccgatcaaactattaagagtgaatatcggccggtaatgaccggcggggctccccccgttaacaggtcactgtctagcactggcttcgtagtgcactgatcgattaggctaagctaacctgtagctgctccctccacactcacaacaacttcatgcAGACATAAacaaagcagctgtattcgccacacaggaaacacacatttaaaacggttttgcctgccgtgtttgtgtacacaagcattcatcaatggtttggaaagtggcgctgtaccttaataatataaaggcttttatttgcgtgcatttcctgttcggaaagtggcgctgtgctgagagtggaggtgtcctgagattagcgtacatgaagcgctacgtcatgaacgcaagaaatctaccctcgtgggggcgcgctcatgtgattggcttagaatggaggagacatctgattggctgtagatagaaaaaattacaagtacgaatcggctgaccgtcaggggagtctcaaaaaacccacacacgaatgcacagcgatccgtgcacaggaagcgatttgtgtttgcaggtgcagaggttttaaacggaaaacaaatgtgaggatcaaaaatacatatgtaaaacttttttctgtatttggattttatttacatgtatatgaaacggaatacatttgtgtgtgcattgaaaaacacaagtgtggatcatgaaatacaagtgtgaatccttctgtgcgcatgtgtgtattatgagactgttctgagcccataccattcggccacagcaaatcatttatattaaacatgtcatGTTTACTTTTGAACGCTTCAGTACAAAGGACGTATTGAAGCATTTAAGTGATACATGTACACATAACTcgttagtcaaaacagggctacatttgattgaattaTAAAAAGGTATATTTCGCAGATAAACCTATAAACCCTGCCCCCTTAAAAAAACgtctcttttgaacggctctcgcAAAGGAGCCATAAGATAAGCATTGCAAtacatttgttatttatttatgattatttTTAGGCTCAGCAAAGATTTGATGTCAGCTGTTGCCGTCTTTTTCTTTAGTTAAGAGCCCTGCTGTTCTGTTAGGGCTTTTTCTTTAAATacaatcatttatattaaacatgtcatTTTTAATGTAAAACTAAATATGTTTGATTTAATGACGGATGTGTTACCTCCACTGAGCCCCACTCCAGTTCCTCTGAATGTGATGGACATCACCATGGGGACGGACCAGCTGAAACGGAAACAAAATGCCACTTTGTAAGTTTCATTTGAATTTATTTgatacagctccaaaaatacaaCGTGTGGTTTAAACATATTACAAGTCCAACTTAaaccgcttgtttcagtttaGGCTCAGTCGCATCAATGCAGATAGCACAGAGATCAAAAGTCGGATGACATTCATTTGTAGTAAAAATAATTGTTAGTTACAATTCAAGCCCTGATTAGCAACAGGAATGATTCCAAGTGACGgagaacaataaaataaaaataaaatcaattaaGCCAGTGTGAAATTATAAAAGgcacatacaaaataaatgtttgtttattttgagtTTTTAATATAATAACTGCCGCACAGTACATTAAGTTGCTCATTGAACTAAATGTATCAAGGCTTGAACATGTTGACTTTCCTGCCGTTTTGTAAGAATGAAAAGACAGCACTCTCTGAACATTAACTTCAATAACAATATTATTTTAGATTCTTTGAAACATACATTTAGCTGATTTTATGAAACATACATTTAGCTGATTTCATGAAACATACATTTAGCTGATTTCATGAAacatacatttagctgatatcatgaaacatacatttagctgatatcatgaaacatacatttagctgatttcatgaaacatacatttagctgatatcatgaaacatacatttagctgatttcatgaaacatacatttagctgatatcatgaaacatacatttagctgatatcatgaaacatacatttagctgatttcatgaaacatacatttagctgatatcatgaaacatacatttagctgatttcatgaaacatacatttagctgatttcatgaaacatacatttagctgattttaagaaacatacatttagctgattttaagaaacatacatttagctgatatcATGAAACATACATTTAGCGGATTTTATGAAacatacatttagctgatatcatgaaacatacatttagctgattttatgaaacatacatttagctgattttatgaaacatacatttagctgattttatgaaacatacatttagctgattttatgaaacatacatttagctgatattatgaaacatacatttagctgatattatgaaacatacatttagctgatattATGAAACATACATTTAGCCGATATCATGAAacatacatttagctgatattatgaaacatacatttagctgattttatgaaacatacatttagctgatatcatgaaacatacatttagctgatatcatgaaacatacatttagctgatatcatgaaacatacatttagctgatatcatgaaacatacatttagctgatatcatgaaacatacatttagctgatatcatgaaacatacatttagctgatatcatgaaacatacatttagctgatatcatgaaacatacatttagctgatatcatgaaacatacatttagctgatttcatgaaacatacatttagctgatatcatgaaacatacatttagctgatattatgaaacatacatttagctgatttcatgaaacatacatttagctgatatcatgaaacatacatttagctgattttatgaaacatacatttagctgatattatgaaacatacatttagctgattttaagaaacatacatttagctgattttaagaaacatacatttagctgattttaagaaacatacatttagctgattttatgaaacatacatttagctgatattatgaaacatacatttagctgatatcatgaaacatacatttagctgattttatgaaacatacatttagctgatatcATGAAACATACCTTTAGCTGATATTATGAAacatacatttagctgatatcATGAAACATACCTTTAGCTGATATCATGAAacatacatttagctgatatcATGAAACATACCTTTAGCTGATATTATGAAacatacatttagctgatattatgaaacatacatttagctgattttatgaaacatacatttagctgatatcatgaaacatacatttagctgatatcATGAAACATACATTTAGCCACGCAATTGAAAAAGAGTACGTACTTGTAAATGGTAATATGAGGAGACATGGGCCGGTTTAATTTGTTATTTTTGGCCCAAAACTTGTTCATCTCCTCCTTAGCTGTGGTTCCCATTGGAGCAGCACTGTAGAAATAAAACATGTTAAGAGTACATAAGAAAAGCAATGCATAGGTttaagtagggctgtgcaattaatcgtattttaaatcgcaattacgattttggcctgccacaattacgaagacaacataatcgaaaaaaacgattattttgctttgcTTGGTTGTGACAGCATATTTGATCAAATTTATTTTagtctaatttatttgtatttatcatatttacatatgtttagtagcttgttgaagtgcgctccaaaatattgatcttgtttattggtatttattatgttgacgttatttatttaaatgtaaatgtataatttattttttcattggtttttcaattgaattatacgttcagggtaatcaacagttaaaaagatactgttcaaattattatttgtatttgttttaaagttcaataaatggatgttttcaaagtcaatgaataatcgtatttaataatcgtgatatcaattattgaccaaaataatcgtgattatgattgttgccataatcgcacagccctaggtTTAAGCATGCGTCTGTATCCTTCCTATGAGTTGCAGTAGGGTATGCAACACATTAGACAACTTACTGTCTGTAGAAGACGCCGTAGTGCTGTCTGGAGAGACACACACCCTGCCGGGCAAACGTCCTGAacacaagaagaagaaagggttaaaataaacatttatttcTGGCGGATGCCGGTAAAGGTGTGGTAAGATCAAACAGAAGAGAAGCATATTATATCAGTTATTCCATTGAAACAGAGACATCACTGaatgatcaaataaaaacatgtttttatatatatatctgcaaATAATATTAACACCGTCCTAAATACAAGctttgaatacattaaatggtgAGGAATAACAATCAAAGcaagagctccaacaagccgtgtaggacagagagtgaacacacatactttacagagatgctgtttgagaaaccaatgtgagtttggaaaattgcacaatataaatctattctagtttACCTCAACaacggaattatgatcagtagaaatggccatgccatgggacctttaagggcTTCTTGGATGTGCAGTACCCATTTCAACCCAACACATAAGCAATGCTGGAAAACAAGAACTTCCAAAACGTTCTTAATAAACTAGGATTTGGAGCATAGCTCTGATTGCCAGAAGCCGTCAAAGGTTGTCTTAAAACTATTAACAGTGCTGCAGGCAATACGAGTCAGTGTGTAGTAATGACCCCTATGCCTAAGCCAGACTCTATCGTGCAAAGTAACAATAAGCAAACTCCTAGAGAGATCAAGGGTGGTGTAATACGTCTGTTATGCACTGTGCTCACCTTCAACAGCAACTTAAGGTCAATGAAGTGGACAAAGTTCGACAAGCACTTCACTTTTTACTTTATAACATCGTTGGTAAAGGCACGGCAGCGTAGCAATGTAGCTAACGCTAGCTAACCTTTCAGGTACAAGCCAAACACTTTCCTGTTACGTTCGTTTATCACCTGTCACACAACACCCATATAACGGCTTTAGGCACTAAATAACAACGTTTGACATCGTACATAAGTATTAGAAGTGTCAAAGTCCTCCTTCTGCTAGCTTACAATACCTGAAACAGAGCTAGCGTTAGCCCGCCAGCTAACGTCTGTCGCACCATATTTACGCTAAATAGGGAAAATAACACTTTTACACTCGGGTGTAATCAACTCATCTGTAACGCCACAGTGCTGTTAATGTGTCTCTTTGTCATGATAACccttacaaagaacacaataaGCTTCCCCCGAGCCCAAACAGCATGTAGCACAGATGCACTGACCTTAGGAGTAGCGCCATGGTTGACAGGCAGTGAGCGGAAGTGGCGTAGTCGGATGTTGTTGTTCCCAATCCCTCCCTGAAACGGTTGTTTTCAGGTCAGGCTGGGTCAAGGATAGCGGCTAAATTCTTATAATACATCCATATAGGCTTGTATCATTCACATGTATGAGCTTGTTCATCTTTCACATCTATTTCATAACACACCATAAAATGTTTTCATAATGGTGAGCCTGCTCTCCCCTCTCCAGCTTCAATATAAGAAATATAGCTtcagggtcggctctagaacaaatcgaatgggggggcaatcatttaccaagggggggggcacacactgccgtcaacaaccaacacacaatcaccaacgcaacttcaaaaaacatgctgtaaagtctattgtctttcacacacattgcagggtgtagtgctattgtatagcgcacctatgacGTGTCAAGTGTGCATACATTACATGCATGGTTGTGGTacaaccaccaaaacagaaacatatggacataggccaccatataaaaagtgtgcaaatgtatttagtatcctatccatgtgaacatgttttaggtgggggtggacctaacctcctctagggtctgggggcatgctccccccggaagattatttttaaaatattgaagttaaatgcatcaatctggtgcactttgagagcaaaatgaagagtgaTCAACTGtttgtctagttggcttacataacagttaaagtttacagcttaaaaaacatggagcatttttttccccttttattaatttgtatgtcaatttgcacatttcatggtgatgctcagcctctccgcttaactcctaacagtcatcatcacgtcaaccacaacacagagaaatactgatagaaatgtgtgtgtagttgttgatacattgctgacagagggaactcgaatacagatttaagaaatatcagtttttgagcaataagcatgttttgtcttgactattcaactatattataataaaatctcatctcacaatgtcgcttggggccccaagttggccaggggcggccctgattacc
It contains:
- the sdhc gene encoding succinate dehydrogenase cytochrome b560 subunit, mitochondrial, whose protein sequence is MALLLRTFARQGVCLSRQHYGVFYRHAAPMGTTAKEEMNKFWAKNNKLNRPMSPHITIYNWSVPMVMSITFRGTGVGLSGAISVFALAALVLPGSYPHYLDLIHSLSVGPYLIGLAKIGLAFPVSFHTLNGIRHLCWDLGKGFRIPEVYRSGYTVIGLSIITSLAVAFLL